The Methanobrevibacter sp. genome segment GCAGCAGCTATCCCAGGTCCTTTCGGATCAGGTAAAACTGTTACCCAACAGCAATTAGCTAAATGGGCAGATGCTGATATTGTTGTATATATCGGATGTGGAGAACGTGGTAACGAAATGACTGAAGTACTTACCGAATTCCCATTCCTCGACGACCCTAAAACTGGTAACCCATTAATGGACAGAACTGTTCTTATTGCAAACACTTCCAACATGCCGGTAGCAGCTCGTGAAGCATGTGTATATACTGGTATTACTATTGCTGAATACTACCGTGACCAAGGTTACGACGTAGCACTTATGGCTGATTCAACATCAAGATGGGCTGAAGCTATGAGGGAGATTTCAGGAAGATTGGAAGAAATGCCTGGGGAAGAAGGTTACCCTGCATATTTAGCATCCAGATTAGCTCAATTCTACGAAAGAGCTGGAAGAGTTGAAACTATCGGTTCAGAACCTAAAGTTGCATCTATTTCTGTAGTTGGTGCTGTATCTCCTCCTGGTGGGGACTTATCCGAACCTGTTACTCAAAACACCTTACGTATCTGTAAAGTGTTCTGGGCGTTAGACGCATCTCTTGCTGATAAACGTCACTTCCCTTCAATCGACTGGTTACAAAGTTATTCATTATATGTAGACAGTATTGAAGGATGGTGGGCTGAAAACATAGCTGCAGATTGGAGAGCAACTCGTGACCAAGCTATGGGTTTATTACAAAAAGAATCCGAGTTACAAGAAATTGTACAATTAGTTGGTCCTGATGCATTACCTGAAACTGACCAAGCTACATTAGAGACTACTCGTATGTTAAGAGAAGACTTCTTACAACAAAACGCATTTGATGATGTAGATACATACTGTGCACCTTCCAAACAGTACAAAATGTTAAAAACAATCCTTTTATTCTACAAAGAATCTCTTGCAGCTGTTAACAGAGGTGTTCCAATTGCAAACATTGTAGCTTTACCTGTTAAAGAAGAAATTGGTAAAATGAAATATATCCCACAAGACGAATT includes the following:
- a CDS encoding ATP synthase subunit A, with translation MIIEGNIIKIAGPVIVADGMKGAQMLEMVRVGDEKLIGEIIELEGDTATIQVYEETAGIQPGEVVECTGGALSVELGPGVMSSIFDGIQRPLRIIRDISGDFIARGIDVDSIDKEKKWEFKPVAKVGDVLKAGDVLGEVQETTAVLHKIMVPPSLEGEVTEIAAEGEYTILEDIAEVGGQKVQMLQKWPVKKSRPFVRKLDPDIPLVTGQRAQDTFFSVAKGGAAAIPGPFGSGKTVTQQQLAKWADADIVVYIGCGERGNEMTEVLTEFPFLDDPKTGNPLMDRTVLIANTSNMPVAAREACVYTGITIAEYYRDQGYDVALMADSTSRWAEAMREISGRLEEMPGEEGYPAYLASRLAQFYERAGRVETIGSEPKVASISVVGAVSPPGGDLSEPVTQNTLRICKVFWALDASLADKRHFPSIDWLQSYSLYVDSIEGWWAENIAADWRATRDQAMGLLQKESELQEIVQLVGPDALPETDQATLETTRMLREDFLQQNAFDDVDTYCAPSKQYKMLKTILLFYKESLAAVNRGVPIANIVALPVKEEIGKMKYIPQDEFDAKIEEIQSAITKQCSEA